The proteins below are encoded in one region of Carboxydocella sporoproducens DSM 16521:
- a CDS encoding flavodoxin family protein, with product MTSVAALALLGSPRHGNSWTLLNTACQILSEQGIKVEMIELHRLQLHPCLGCNACVTTTQCIQQDDMQSLYPKLLSCQYLLLAAPIYAMGLNAQTKILIDRLQPFWGKKYVQKQAVIADPLLASRRRAWYIGVAGSNLPDVFQGAEQVVNYAFKMLEMKKFPSFLVKQLEDKDAVLHRPELLAEIKKAAVSLIAAGN from the coding sequence ATGACCTCAGTTGCTGCTCTGGCCCTGCTGGGCAGCCCCCGCCACGGCAATTCCTGGACCCTGCTCAACACCGCCTGTCAAATTCTGAGCGAACAGGGGATTAAGGTAGAAATGATAGAACTGCACCGTTTGCAGCTTCACCCTTGCCTGGGCTGCAATGCCTGTGTAACTACCACTCAATGTATCCAGCAGGATGATATGCAATCCCTCTACCCCAAACTGCTATCCTGTCAGTATCTTCTACTGGCAGCCCCAATTTATGCCATGGGCCTCAATGCCCAGACCAAAATCCTGATCGATCGTCTGCAGCCTTTCTGGGGCAAAAAATATGTGCAAAAACAGGCAGTCATCGCCGATCCGCTTCTGGCTTCCCGTCGCCGGGCCTGGTATATCGGTGTGGCCGGCTCCAATTTGCCGGATGTGTTTCAGGGCGCAGAACAAGTAGTAAACTATGCCTTTAAGATGCTGGAAATGAAAAAATTCCCTTCTTTCCTGGTCAAACAGCTGGAAGATAAGGATGCTGTCCTGCATAGACCCGAATTGCTGGCAGAAATAAAAAAAGCGGCAGTGTCCCTTATTGCCGCCGGGAATTAA
- a CDS encoding HD-GYP domain-containing protein codes for MVYFFTQNVKQRQVWLAIIRCLRFCFYLGMILAGYLYFHKPTTWIVAALVILAIWFIIIYRIWIRRLAGTVFWSVLVIEHLLGLGLVWNGHGFADYGVIPLILLALYSYDFVELTPIVIAQQILVVVLKITGLISSNFLLLYFIFTILAFGLIFFRWRNLVDSYLHAVHKQAFANLVRILVEIERKQYSGEGVEKDLKQAASAILVYVTTCPGGLVIKKMGGSWQPVLAFGVLSEQEKDFWPEIRDCVERACYEKKIIISEFDYSLNPIKEIVAEELYLVTLRSSVRLKEKDLSSIIPRVLTLEAAFYHSWDEFWFQTLLACTEAQTGILLFSSTNGQLELAKAEAGKEPANIQEIIKRDYFQGLLALTKTHAEGIVINAPAILGLQELAGKINNLMLFPLANGGYLIAANKANNMPFTSLDWECGKMLANFISRTLDKQKFAVLLNNMEKQRLLALTEIAGHFAPYLQSHLEKTAKMAVKIGEKLKLAGRELELLFQAALVHDIGMIGIRQDIVLKPDLLTTGERLEIKKHPLFGGEILKKYGLPPEVLLAVEQHHEYWNGLGYPRGLHGEEIHLYARILAVADVYSAMTSFRHYRMPKSKEEAVAEISSQAGAQFDPRVVDAFLEVLEEEEKAYGRDLASSFPWARKLAGEAEVAVNSRRQ; via the coding sequence ATGGTCTATTTTTTTACTCAAAATGTGAAACAAAGACAGGTATGGCTGGCTATCATCCGCTGTTTGCGTTTTTGCTTTTATCTGGGTATGATTTTGGCGGGATATTTATATTTCCATAAACCCACAACCTGGATAGTAGCAGCGCTGGTTATTTTAGCAATATGGTTCATTATTATATATCGGATCTGGATACGAAGACTGGCGGGGACAGTGTTCTGGAGCGTACTGGTTATTGAGCATTTGCTCGGTTTGGGTCTGGTGTGGAATGGTCATGGTTTTGCTGATTATGGTGTGATTCCCCTTATTTTATTAGCGTTATATAGTTATGACTTTGTGGAACTTACACCGATAGTAATTGCTCAACAAATATTAGTGGTCGTGCTGAAAATAACTGGCTTAATTAGTTCAAATTTTTTGCTTCTTTACTTTATCTTTACGATTTTGGCCTTTGGATTGATTTTTTTTCGATGGCGTAATCTGGTCGACAGTTATCTACATGCTGTACATAAACAGGCTTTTGCCAATCTTGTCCGTATACTGGTGGAAATAGAGAGAAAGCAGTATTCAGGCGAAGGAGTAGAAAAAGACCTAAAACAAGCTGCAAGCGCTATTTTGGTTTATGTTACAACGTGTCCGGGTGGACTGGTGATAAAAAAAATGGGAGGTAGCTGGCAGCCTGTACTGGCTTTTGGCGTTCTGAGTGAACAGGAAAAGGATTTCTGGCCGGAAATTCGTGACTGTGTAGAGCGAGCATGCTATGAAAAAAAGATTATAATTTCAGAATTTGATTATTCTTTAAACCCGATTAAGGAAATTGTTGCAGAAGAATTATATCTTGTGACTTTGCGGTCATCGGTCAGGCTAAAAGAAAAAGACCTGAGCAGTATTATTCCCCGGGTGCTGACTCTGGAAGCTGCTTTTTACCATTCATGGGACGAGTTCTGGTTTCAGACTTTACTGGCATGCACTGAAGCGCAAACCGGAATCCTGTTGTTTTCCAGCACTAACGGTCAGCTGGAACTGGCAAAAGCAGAAGCTGGCAAAGAGCCAGCCAATATCCAGGAAATTATCAAGCGGGACTATTTTCAGGGGTTACTGGCTCTAACGAAAACCCATGCTGAGGGAATAGTAATCAACGCTCCCGCTATTCTCGGGTTGCAGGAACTGGCAGGCAAGATAAATAATTTAATGTTGTTTCCTCTTGCCAATGGCGGATATCTGATTGCTGCCAATAAGGCAAATAATATGCCCTTTACCAGTTTGGACTGGGAATGTGGCAAAATGTTAGCCAATTTCATCAGCCGGACCCTGGATAAGCAAAAGTTTGCAGTATTGTTAAACAATATGGAAAAACAGCGTTTGCTCGCTTTGACCGAAATTGCTGGCCACTTTGCCCCCTATTTACAAAGTCACCTGGAAAAAACAGCAAAAATGGCGGTAAAAATAGGGGAAAAATTAAAATTGGCCGGGCGCGAACTGGAATTATTGTTTCAGGCTGCGCTGGTCCATGATATCGGTATGATCGGGATCAGGCAGGATATAGTTTTAAAACCGGACCTATTGACCACCGGAGAAAGGCTGGAAATAAAAAAGCATCCTCTGTTTGGAGGTGAGATCCTGAAAAAATACGGCCTGCCGCCGGAGGTGCTGCTGGCGGTGGAACAACACCATGAATACTGGAATGGACTGGGTTATCCCCGGGGATTACACGGTGAGGAAATTCATCTATATGCCCGCATACTGGCAGTAGCCGATGTCTATTCGGCTATGACATCTTTTCGGCACTATCGTATGCCGAAAAGCAAAGAAGAAGCGGTTGCAGAAATCAGCAGTCAGGCTGGGGCTCAGTTTGACCCCCGGGTAGTGGATGCCTTTCTGGAAGTGCTGGAGGAGGAAGAAAAGGCTTACGGGCGCGATTTGGCCAGCAGCTTTCCCTGGGCTAGAAAACTGGCAGGAGAGGCAGAGGTGGCGGTTAATTCCCGGCGGCAATAA
- a CDS encoding PIG-L deacetylase family protein, which yields MATLMFVLAHPDDESFGAGGTIARYARRGHRVVLVCATRGEAGKCGDPPLCRQEELGEVRERELRAAAEVLGISRVEFLGYRDKEVLLANPAEIVGKIVQLLKEERPEALVTFGPDGISGHVDHRAISHFATLAFWSLPEEERPARLYYYAWEQGVREHLQLRQALPSLPVTTVLDVGEWVEVKKQALLCHRTQHLSLERVFFSLTEEQLQKALSKEGFHRVWPVWTGGEKERGILNNK from the coding sequence ATGGCTACATTAATGTTTGTGCTGGCCCATCCGGATGATGAATCCTTTGGGGCCGGTGGCACCATTGCCCGCTATGCCCGGCGGGGACACCGGGTGGTGCTGGTGTGCGCTACCCGCGGGGAAGCGGGTAAATGCGGTGACCCACCTCTTTGTCGCCAGGAAGAATTGGGAGAAGTGCGGGAACGGGAACTGCGGGCAGCGGCTGAGGTGTTAGGAATCAGCCGGGTGGAGTTTTTGGGTTATCGGGATAAGGAGGTACTGCTGGCTAACCCGGCAGAAATTGTGGGGAAAATAGTGCAACTGCTCAAGGAAGAAAGGCCGGAAGCACTGGTGACCTTCGGGCCGGATGGCATCAGCGGCCATGTTGACCACCGGGCCATCAGTCATTTTGCCACCCTGGCTTTCTGGAGCCTGCCGGAGGAAGAGCGGCCGGCCCGTCTCTACTATTATGCCTGGGAGCAGGGAGTGCGGGAACATTTGCAGTTAAGACAGGCTTTGCCTTCTCTGCCGGTTACAACGGTACTGGATGTCGGGGAATGGGTGGAAGTGAAAAAACAGGCTCTGTTATGTCACCGTACCCAGCACCTGTCTCTGGAGCGGGTCTTTTTCAGCCTGACGGAGGAACAGTTGCAGAAAGCCCTATCCAAAGAGGGTTTTCACCGGGTGTGGCCGGTATGGACGGGCGGAGAAAAAGAAAGGGGAATCTTGAACAATAAATAA
- a CDS encoding DMT family transporter → MNKNRLAMLILVLTNLLWGGNFVFGKFLVKMIPPWTLAALRWTVASLILLPWAWWQEKLAWPQIKKYQKHLLLMGISGVFLFNSLVYLALKYTTPTNAALISSANPVVIAALAYFLFREKLNRRQLLGLGLSLTGVVWVVSQGSWQRLTRLGLNWGDLTMVLDLFIWTVYIFSSRQVMKEIPVLSATAWSTAIGTVLLYPVAGWELGQINIMALPWQRPEVITGILYIGIFASVLAFIGWNKGVQGLGPARAAVFLNLIPVFAALLSWLVWQQPLQQAQLIGGLLVAGGVYLTNRG, encoded by the coding sequence TTGAACAAAAACCGTCTGGCCATGCTGATACTGGTGTTAACCAACCTGCTCTGGGGCGGTAATTTCGTTTTTGGCAAATTCCTGGTTAAAATGATTCCGCCCTGGACCCTGGCCGCTTTGCGCTGGACAGTAGCTTCCTTGATTTTGCTGCCCTGGGCCTGGTGGCAGGAAAAACTGGCCTGGCCCCAGATAAAAAAATACCAGAAGCATTTACTGTTAATGGGGATAAGCGGGGTATTTTTGTTCAACTCCCTGGTGTATCTGGCCTTGAAATATACTACTCCGACTAATGCAGCTTTGATCAGCAGTGCTAATCCGGTAGTGATCGCTGCCCTGGCCTATTTCCTGTTTCGGGAGAAACTGAACCGCCGCCAGCTGCTGGGGCTGGGCCTGTCCCTCACCGGGGTGGTCTGGGTAGTGAGCCAGGGTTCCTGGCAGCGCTTGACCCGGCTGGGTTTGAACTGGGGCGACCTGACCATGGTGCTGGATTTGTTCATCTGGACAGTCTATATTTTCAGCAGCCGCCAGGTGATGAAGGAAATACCGGTATTGAGTGCCACCGCCTGGAGTACAGCTATTGGAACTGTGTTGCTCTATCCGGTGGCAGGCTGGGAACTGGGGCAAATCAATATCATGGCCCTGCCCTGGCAGCGGCCAGAGGTGATTACTGGCATCCTCTATATCGGGATTTTTGCTTCAGTGCTGGCCTTTATCGGCTGGAATAAGGGAGTACAGGGCCTGGGGCCGGCCCGGGCCGCTGTTTTTCTTAACCTGATACCGGTATTTGCTGCCCTCTTATCCTGGCTGGTCTGGCAGCAGCCCTTGCAACAGGCCCAGCTTATAGGTGGCCTCCTGGTAGCTGGAGGCGTCTATCTTACCAATCGGGGGTGA
- a CDS encoding IS1096 element passenger TnpR family protein, whose product MKKKNEGIKCNYCGELFGKVAIKRHLEKCEVRKEKTQPGEEVYYWVQVQGYYQKEYCMYLDVSAKASLKDLDQFLRDRWLECCGHLSRFRIEGKIYDSDPDPDIMFGRNKSMKVKLNDVLYEGLEFIHEYDFGSTTVLKLKVISTKTGAKRKEKVILMARNLPPEFVCVECGRPAVQLCSCCIYKEDAFYCTECGEEHECGEDMMLPVVNSPRMGVCGYCGEKG is encoded by the coding sequence ATGAAGAAGAAAAATGAAGGTATCAAATGTAATTATTGTGGGGAACTTTTCGGAAAGGTTGCCATCAAGAGGCATCTGGAGAAGTGTGAGGTTAGAAAAGAAAAAACTCAGCCCGGGGAAGAGGTGTATTATTGGGTCCAGGTTCAGGGTTACTATCAGAAAGAATATTGTATGTATTTGGATGTGTCTGCGAAAGCTTCTTTAAAGGATCTGGATCAGTTTTTAAGAGACAGGTGGCTGGAGTGTTGTGGTCATTTGAGCAGATTCAGAATTGAGGGCAAAATTTATGATTCAGACCCTGACCCAGATATCATGTTTGGAAGAAATAAGAGTATGAAAGTGAAGTTGAATGATGTTTTGTATGAAGGACTTGAATTTATACATGAATATGATTTTGGCTCAACTACAGTATTAAAATTAAAGGTAATATCAACAAAGACAGGAGCAAAGCGCAAAGAAAAAGTAATACTAATGGCCCGCAACCTTCCACCTGAGTTTGTTTGTGTAGAGTGTGGGAGACCGGCGGTACAATTGTGCAGTTGCTGTATTTATAAAGAAGATGCCTTTTATTGTACTGAATGTGGCGAGGAACATGAATGTGGTGAGGATATGATGCTACCTGTAGTCAATTCTCCCAGGATGGGGGTTTGCGGTTATTGCGGGGAAAAAGGATGA
- the dinB gene encoding DNA polymerase IV — MEPTILLIDMNAFFASVHQALDPGLRGKPVVVCGDREQRRGIVLAASYEAKKYGVKTGMTAWEARTLLPHGIYVRPDYGQYLAFSRRILQIIREYSPLVEPFSIDEAFVDLKGCEGLFGDVLTVAREMKRRIREEVGVTCSVGIGPNKLVAKMAAELEKPDGLTLLRGEDVPRRLWPLPVRELFGVGSRTERKLQAMGIKTIGDLANFPVEVLERRFGIIGRVLHMSANGIDYSPVSPGSLETAKSIGNQMTLPRDYASYRELRAAILELAEMVGRRVRQGGYEGKTVSLTLRDSELHFYSWSASLWEYSDLTEDIYRQACTLLERYWPEGKRVRLVGVGLSKLRPKTALQLDVFGEKLKLERLNQTCDLIRERFGRYSIMRGGTLTEAGIHYGQRE, encoded by the coding sequence TTGGAGCCCACTATTCTACTGATTGATATGAATGCCTTTTTTGCCTCGGTTCACCAGGCCCTGGACCCGGGCTTACGGGGTAAGCCGGTGGTGGTATGCGGGGACCGGGAGCAGCGGCGCGGGATTGTGCTGGCAGCATCCTATGAAGCCAAAAAATACGGGGTCAAAACGGGGATGACTGCCTGGGAGGCCCGAACCCTTTTGCCCCATGGTATCTATGTCCGTCCTGACTATGGCCAGTATCTGGCTTTCTCCCGCCGCATCCTGCAAATCATCCGGGAATATTCGCCCCTGGTGGAGCCCTTTTCCATTGATGAAGCCTTTGTTGATCTCAAGGGGTGTGAGGGGTTATTTGGTGATGTTCTTACAGTGGCCCGGGAGATGAAGCGGCGGATTCGGGAGGAAGTAGGAGTGACCTGTTCGGTCGGGATTGGGCCCAATAAGCTGGTAGCCAAAATGGCGGCAGAACTGGAAAAACCCGATGGTTTAACTTTGCTGCGCGGGGAAGATGTGCCCCGGCGGCTTTGGCCCCTGCCGGTGCGGGAGCTTTTTGGCGTGGGTAGCAGAACGGAGCGGAAATTGCAGGCTATGGGCATCAAGACCATCGGTGACCTGGCCAATTTCCCGGTAGAGGTGCTGGAGCGGCGGTTTGGCATCATCGGGCGGGTATTACATATGTCAGCCAATGGCATTGATTACAGCCCGGTCAGTCCGGGGTCCCTGGAAACGGCCAAATCCATTGGCAATCAGATGACTTTGCCCCGGGACTATGCCAGTTACCGGGAGTTGAGGGCAGCGATTCTGGAACTGGCGGAAATGGTAGGGCGGCGGGTACGTCAGGGAGGATATGAAGGCAAAACCGTTTCCCTGACCCTGCGGGATAGTGAACTCCATTTCTATTCCTGGTCGGCCAGCCTCTGGGAATATTCGGATTTGACCGAGGATATTTACCGCCAGGCCTGCACTTTGCTGGAGCGCTACTGGCCGGAAGGGAAAAGGGTACGGCTGGTAGGAGTGGGCCTTTCTAAATTGCGCCCCAAAACCGCCTTGCAGCTGGATGTTTTCGGGGAAAAGCTGAAACTGGAGCGGTTAAACCAGACCTGTGATCTGATTCGGGAACGCTTTGGCCGTTACAGCATCATGCGGGGAGGAACCTTGACTGAGGCGGGGATTCATTATGGACAGAGGGAATAA
- a CDS encoding MogA/MoaB family molybdenum cofactor biosynthesis protein — protein sequence MAKFTFAVLTASDKGSRGERQDMSGQVIRELVEEIGGELAEYLVIPDELEVIKEKLLWLVDERGVDLILTTGGTGLGPRDVTPDATLQVIDRLVPGIAEVMRMESLKKTSRAMLSRAVAGQRKRSLIINLPGSPKAVQECLEVILPALPHGIEIMKGQTGECARQ from the coding sequence ATGGCTAAATTCACCTTTGCGGTGTTGACCGCCTCGGACAAAGGCTCCCGGGGGGAGCGCCAGGATATGAGCGGCCAGGTCATCCGGGAGCTGGTGGAAGAAATCGGCGGAGAACTGGCAGAATATCTGGTGATTCCCGATGAGCTGGAAGTAATTAAGGAAAAACTGCTCTGGCTGGTGGATGAACGAGGAGTGGATCTTATCCTTACCACCGGTGGCACCGGGCTGGGGCCGCGGGATGTTACCCCCGATGCTACCCTGCAGGTAATAGACCGCCTGGTTCCTGGAATTGCAGAAGTGATGCGGATGGAAAGCCTGAAAAAAACCAGCCGGGCCATGCTGTCCCGGGCGGTAGCCGGGCAGCGGAAACGGTCCCTGATCATTAACCTTCCCGGCAGTCCCAAGGCGGTACAGGAATGCCTGGAAGTTATCCTGCCCGCCCTGCCCCATGGGATTGAGATTATGAAGGGACAAACAGGGGAGTGTGCCCGGCAATAA
- a CDS encoding MOSC domain-containing protein, producing the protein MGKIVAVCISEKKGMRKKNVGAGELVPDFGLAGDAHGGPWHRQVSLLALESIEKMRQLGLEVGPGDFAENLTTEGIDLLSLPVGTKLRLGPQAVAEVTQIGKECHTRCAIYYQAGDCVMPKEGIFVKILTGGPIKVGDQVEVLQDG; encoded by the coding sequence ATGGGGAAAATAGTAGCAGTGTGTATCAGTGAGAAAAAAGGCATGCGCAAGAAAAATGTGGGTGCCGGGGAACTGGTGCCTGATTTCGGTCTGGCCGGAGATGCCCATGGCGGACCCTGGCACCGCCAGGTTAGCCTGCTGGCTCTGGAGAGCATTGAGAAAATGCGGCAGCTGGGACTGGAGGTAGGCCCCGGAGATTTTGCCGAAAACCTGACCACAGAAGGGATTGACCTGCTCAGCTTGCCGGTGGGCACCAAATTGCGCCTGGGTCCGCAGGCTGTGGCGGAGGTAACCCAGATCGGCAAAGAGTGCCACACCCGTTGCGCTATTTATTATCAGGCGGGGGATTGTGTCATGCCCAAAGAGGGGATTTTTGTCAAAATCCTGACCGGTGGTCCCATCAAGGTAGGGGACCAGGTGGAGGTGCTGCAGGATGGCTAA
- the moaC gene encoding cyclic pyranopterin monophosphate synthase MoaC — MVDVSAKEVTRREAVARGEVRMHPRTLALIKEGKMAKGDVLAVAQVAGIMGAKATASLIPMCHPLFISGARLDFQLDENNSRVLIEARVKTAGQTGVEMEALTAVSIAALTIYDMCKAVDKDMVIGEIRLVEKTGGKSGHYLREGEEQWGK, encoded by the coding sequence ATGGTGGATGTTTCTGCCAAGGAAGTGACCCGGCGGGAGGCGGTAGCCCGCGGGGAAGTACGAATGCACCCCCGGACCCTGGCTTTGATCAAGGAGGGGAAAATGGCCAAGGGGGATGTGCTGGCTGTAGCCCAGGTAGCGGGCATCATGGGTGCCAAGGCTACTGCCAGCCTGATTCCCATGTGTCATCCTCTTTTTATCAGCGGGGCGCGCCTGGATTTTCAGCTGGATGAAAACAATTCCCGGGTGCTGATCGAGGCCCGGGTCAAGACGGCCGGGCAAACGGGAGTGGAGATGGAAGCCCTGACGGCAGTAAGCATTGCGGCTCTGACCATCTATGATATGTGCAAGGCCGTGGACAAGGACATGGTTATCGGCGAAATTCGCCTGGTGGAAAAAACGGGGGGCAAAAGCGGCCACTATCTACGGGAAGGGGAAGAACAATGGGGAAAATAG
- the moaA gene encoding GTP 3',8-cyclase MoaA: MKDTFEREINYLRISITDRCNLRCLYCMPADGVELKEHEDILRLEEITEIVRAGAAVGISKIRITGGEPLVRRGVVEFIRQLKAIPGIDDIALTTNGVLLAPLAAELKAAGLNRVNVSLDTLRSDRFRELTRGGQIEKVWEGLAAALEHGLTPVKLNMVVMRGFNDDELFDFVELTRERELHVRFIELMPIGTADAWAHQRRLTMEEILLQLGRRYTLEPGPRVAGWGPARYYQVPGYRGTVGFISPISQHFCGTCNRLRLTAEGMLRPCLHARREVDIKTPLRQGARFEELVAIFQDVIGQKPQAHSMGETGWGENERKMFQIGG, from the coding sequence ATGAAGGACACCTTTGAACGGGAAATTAATTATTTACGCATTTCCATTACTGATCGCTGCAATTTGCGCTGCCTTTACTGCATGCCGGCAGACGGAGTGGAGCTAAAGGAACATGAGGACATTTTGCGCCTGGAGGAAATCACTGAAATAGTGCGAGCCGGGGCGGCAGTAGGTATCAGCAAAATCCGCATTACCGGCGGTGAGCCCCTGGTCCGACGGGGTGTGGTGGAGTTTATCCGCCAGCTCAAGGCTATTCCCGGCATAGACGATATTGCCCTGACCACCAATGGGGTTTTGCTGGCTCCTCTGGCAGCAGAACTGAAAGCTGCCGGGTTAAACCGGGTAAATGTTTCCCTGGATACCCTGCGCTCTGACCGGTTTCGGGAACTGACCAGGGGGGGACAAATTGAAAAAGTCTGGGAGGGGCTGGCGGCGGCCCTGGAGCATGGTCTCACTCCTGTGAAGCTCAATATGGTAGTCATGCGCGGCTTCAATGATGATGAATTGTTTGATTTTGTGGAACTAACCAGGGAGCGGGAATTGCACGTCCGCTTTATCGAGCTGATGCCTATTGGCACGGCCGATGCCTGGGCCCATCAGCGCCGTCTGACGATGGAAGAGATTCTTTTGCAGCTGGGCCGTCGCTATACCTTAGAACCAGGGCCCAGGGTTGCCGGCTGGGGACCGGCTCGCTATTATCAGGTGCCGGGTTACCGGGGGACGGTGGGATTTATCAGCCCCATCAGCCAGCATTTCTGTGGCACCTGTAACCGTCTGCGCCTGACAGCCGAAGGGATGCTCAGACCTTGCCTCCATGCCAGACGGGAAGTGGATATCAAAACCCCCCTCCGGCAGGGGGCCAGGTTCGAGGAACTGGTGGCAATTTTTCAGGATGTCATCGGCCAGAAGCCCCAGGCCCACAGCATGGGGGAAACGGGCTGGGGTGAAAATGAGCGCAAAATGTTTCAGATAGGAGGGTGA
- a CDS encoding molybdopterin-binding protein translates to MGKKVYLDNLPRQETLANYLSQLEQAGVRPLLPERLAVEQALGRTVARAIRAQLANPHYPASAMDGYAVRAETTFGASETKPARLLVGSEAVYVDTGDVIPAGYDAVVMIEQATPRGEYVEINGAAAPWQHIRLVGEDIAAGEVLAWPGDRITPYLAAALLAANVTEVEVRARPRVAVFPTGTELVEPGSKVKPGDILEFNSRLLAGLIEEWDAVAERQPALPDDYELLKARVAEAAANYDLVVINAGSSAGSEDFTARVIAELGTLVSHGVAIKPGKPVILGEVQGKPVIGLPGYPVSAALTCELFVKPVLELLRGGQLPGRATARARLVRKVVSPLGQEEFVRVKLLAQEAELVAVPLGRGAGAISSLVQADGLLVVPRLSEGFEAGTEVEVQLFRPLAEIQEQWWFGGTYWQPFEEKLLELAQQGQKVGYYPTGSQAGFLALSRGEVHGTLWAGEQPPAAFPARLLGKRLMGWAYRESEPGPEPGREESHLLKGAAAVMAGLWPRAWCSQEVAELYQLQFKPVQEEQVWLLVRPEKAFLLDRWEGGT, encoded by the coding sequence TTGGGCAAGAAAGTCTATCTGGATAATTTACCGCGGCAGGAAACCCTGGCCAATTATCTGAGCCAGCTGGAGCAGGCAGGGGTAAGACCGCTGCTTCCAGAGCGGCTGGCGGTAGAACAGGCCCTGGGCCGGACGGTAGCCAGGGCCATTCGGGCCCAGCTGGCCAATCCCCATTATCCGGCTTCAGCTATGGATGGGTATGCGGTCAGAGCGGAAACCACCTTTGGGGCCAGCGAGACCAAACCGGCCCGGCTCCTGGTGGGGTCGGAGGCGGTTTATGTGGATACCGGGGATGTGATTCCCGCCGGTTATGATGCAGTGGTAATGATTGAACAGGCGACTCCCCGGGGAGAGTATGTGGAAATCAATGGGGCGGCTGCGCCCTGGCAGCACATACGCCTGGTAGGGGAGGATATTGCTGCCGGTGAAGTGCTGGCCTGGCCGGGGGATCGCATTACTCCATATCTGGCGGCGGCTTTGCTGGCTGCCAATGTAACTGAGGTAGAAGTACGGGCCCGGCCCCGGGTGGCCGTCTTCCCCACCGGTACGGAACTGGTGGAACCAGGGAGTAAAGTGAAGCCTGGGGATATCCTGGAATTCAATTCCCGTTTGCTGGCCGGTTTGATCGAGGAATGGGATGCAGTGGCAGAACGGCAACCCGCTCTGCCTGACGACTATGAGCTGCTCAAGGCCAGGGTGGCGGAAGCGGCAGCAAACTATGACCTGGTAGTCATCAATGCCGGCTCTTCTGCCGGTTCCGAGGATTTTACCGCCCGGGTGATTGCGGAACTGGGCACCCTGGTCAGTCACGGGGTAGCCATCAAGCCCGGCAAACCGGTGATTCTGGGCGAGGTTCAGGGTAAGCCGGTGATCGGTCTGCCCGGTTATCCCGTATCCGCGGCCCTTACCTGTGAACTTTTCGTGAAACCGGTGCTGGAACTGCTGCGGGGCGGGCAGTTGCCAGGGCGGGCGACGGCCCGGGCCCGCCTGGTCCGCAAGGTGGTATCTCCCCTGGGCCAGGAGGAGTTTGTGCGGGTTAAACTGCTGGCCCAGGAAGCGGAGCTGGTCGCTGTGCCCCTGGGCCGGGGAGCAGGAGCCATTTCTTCCCTGGTCCAGGCCGATGGTTTGCTGGTGGTTCCGCGCCTCAGTGAGGGCTTTGAAGCCGGGACGGAAGTGGAAGTCCAGCTTTTCCGCCCCCTGGCGGAAATCCAGGAACAGTGGTGGTTTGGCGGTACTTACTGGCAGCCCTTTGAAGAAAAGTTGCTGGAACTGGCTCAGCAAGGGCAAAAAGTGGGCTATTACCCCACCGGCTCCCAGGCCGGTTTTCTCGCCCTCAGCCGGGGGGAAGTTCATGGAACTCTCTGGGCGGGAGAACAGCCCCCGGCTGCTTTTCCCGCCCGGTTGCTGGGAAAACGGCTGATGGGCTGGGCTTACCGGGAGAGCGAGCCTGGCCCGGAACCGGGCAGGGAGGAGAGTCATCTCCTTAAAGGTGCGGCAGCAGTGATGGCGGGGCTGTGGCCCAGGGCCTGGTGCAGTCAGGAAGTGGCTGAACTTTATCAGTTGCAATTTAAACCGGTACAGGAGGAACAGGTCTGGCTTTTGGTACGGCCGGAAAAGGCCTTCCTGCTGGACCGCTGGGAAGGCGGGACCTGA